The Pyrus communis chromosome 12, drPyrComm1.1, whole genome shotgun sequence genomic sequence TAGGATAGATATGTTTGCGGTGGTGGTGCAACATGTTTTCCAAATAAATCATTGGTATTACTgtatctccaaaaaaaaaaaaaaacgcaatgGACTCAAGTAtgaatgataaaaatatggaaagaACAGAATGTGACGTACTGCCAATAAACTTTTTCCGAACTTATAAAGAACTAGAAATACACAAAATTTGGTAGAAACACGTGCAGTAAAAGCAAGAAACCCAAAATTAGTGCCTTTTCACATTTCAAATTTGGTAAGAAGataaaaaactaaattgaaatacctaattttatgcaaatttgaAGACATGACAATGCATCCAATAACGTGTATCATATATCTGATTctttaactttttattaattaaattgagAAATAAGCATAATATTCCTGATTTATTGTAATCGTTTAAATTAATGTAATTATTCAGTGTATACGAAATTGTAATTCGCATAGTTTTTCCAGGACATTAGTTCTCATATTTCATGTTAATATGTAATAATTTGTAATGCCTTCCATTGCTTCATCTATATTTGCACACATTAATTTCGCCTCCTTTGTGCATTCATCTCCAAGATTTTGTGCATtagtcttttattttattttattttctttttcaaaatcattAGCTCCCCTTATAAGAATTAATTgcatatatcaaacatgcaataaTGGTATTTTTTTAGCAcctgaaaaatgtaaaatatgtAAAGTAGAATATAATCGATGAATTGGCTTATGTAAAATCCTAGTCAccgatttttttttaagtaaaaatattatgttgaattttttttatggagAATTGAATTTAAGGGGCTAAACTGCTAAAGTACTATTTTCAGTAAAATATTACTCTCCTCATTCTCACAAGTCATATCGCTATGTTTATTGATATTAATTTTATTCTGCCAAAGTTATTTCCTTCCAGTTTGCCACTTGCATGGTACCCTAAATTCTTTGTCAATGCTTGAATTTGTCACGAAAGTTTAGCATTTAAATCCGCTAAAAACAAGAAGACCAGATCCCCACAAACTCTCCCACAAAGCTATGTCAAACGTAAATTACGTAATTAAGAGGAGGTAATTAAACCCTCCAACCCTTCTTGACTACTTTTTAAGATCATCTCTAATGGAGATGTCAAAAGACAAAtatcaaatgttaatttgatggctGACGTGACAATGTCAGATTACTCTTTTTGCaaccgattttttttttttttttgttataaatgattTTTGTTGGAcctattttaaaaagaaatcaattaaaataaattttcaaaatctaTAATTGGTGTATTAATGAAacccacataataaaataattaaaaatgatttgacatcacctttttttttcttttttctttttttttccaactgacatcacattttctcatatatcaaatttgacatatgaaaacTCATATGTCAATCCATATAGGATTGACATTTCGGTTGAAACTTGTTGCTACCTTCAAATTTAATTGTATGATTTTTcacttaaaatttgacatctcatttaaAGATGGTCTAACCCACCAACAGCATAACATTCTTCAATTATCTTGAAAGTCCACGAAAAGTCGAGGACACATTGGTAATCTGGTACTCTCACGTAGATTGTAGAATGTTCTACGTAGCAGTCGTGAcaaaaaactgtgaaaaaaaccctaaaccaaatGCCACCGCAAAATCAGAGGCACTGTTGTTCATTGCAGCATTGTGGCGAGCGAGGAAGCCACGTCCATTTCTCTTACTACTTACGTGTTGCCAAATTTTGCACCATTCAGCTTCCTCCACTTGGCACCTAGGGCCTCAAGGTCACTCCTCTATATAATCCCACTCCAAGTCTCCAAAGCATGCAACTTCCAGAGTCCAAAAACACACACTTTACAGCCCTTCTTAAAAGTGCATTAGTTGATTAATTTTCCTACTTAAACCTGTTTCATTAAGAAACACAATGTCTGCAACAGTTTCCATGCAATCAATCTTCACCAGCTCTGTAGCTTACGAAGTTGGTAAAAGCAGAGTGAACCAGCTGATTGTTCCTGCTAATTATCTAGTTAGTCTACGTAAGCATGTTCACATGAGAGTAATCTCCATGGCCAAGGTAAATTTTTACTCTCTATATATGTCTTTGATTAATCTAGCATTATGCATGTATTAGGGTCAAGGTTTTCATCACGTTTGGGTTAATTGCAGGATGATCAGAAAGAGCAACCAACCACGTATGCATCAGAAAATTCAGAACCAGCTCCTTCATCACCTTTACCTCCTCGTCCTTCTCCTAAGGTAGCTACTCCCTCAACCTATGTAGGGAAGCTTTCTTTAATTTGTCAAATTTAATTACTTTGTCCGACTCTATTAAACCACACATTTAGCGCCTACTAATTTTGAAATCAAAGTTCAAATTCTGCAAGATAAGCATTTTAATTATATGCTATGAAGCAATTTGATGAGAGAATATTGTGGGTGGAATTATGATTgaatcataaataaaaattataagctCATGAAgagatattatatatatatatatatatatatatatatatattgtgactCTCAAGGATATATACATGACAAACATATATGTGACATATATATTTCTCTTTGTGTGCAGGTTACCCCAAAGATTTCAGACGTGCTTGCATTTAGCGGGCCAGCACCAGAGAGAATCAATAGCAGGCTAGCAATGGTGGGATTTGTTGCAGCTCTAGCAGTGGAGCTATCCAAGGGTCAGGATGTGTTTGCTCAGATATCGAACGGTGCAGGGATCCCATTGTTTCTTGGCACCAGCATTTTATTGTCAGTGGCATCCCTGGTTCCTTTGCTGAAATGGGTGAGTGTGGAGTCCAAATCAAAGGGGCTCATGACTTGAGATGCTGAGTTGTGGAATGGAAGGCTGGCAATGTTAGGACTTGTAGCTTTGGCCTTCACTGAGTATGTGAAGGGTGGGACCCTAGTGTAGAGTAAATATCTTAAAAGAATGTAACATATTgtaattacaatttacaaattaatataaatgtataGTAGAGAAGTGCCAAGGAAATTATCTCAAAAGTGAGAGTTTTCATAGACTCTCACCTCATGATTTGGCACTATATTTCATATTGTTCTGATGAGAATTGATGTTTATTTTGAAATGTAGAGAGTTTATAAAAAGTCTCATTGTGAGAGAATAACTTTGACatccggatcccttcctcctaatccaccaaggTCAGGAATcaggaccgttgaaatttgatccaacggctacaaacaaagatctattttaaaagttataataattttagctctttgatcaaatttcaatggttcaGATCCCCGAACTTAGTGGATTAGAATGAAGGTGTCCGAAGAGCATccctttccatttttttatgtAGAATGATCAATATAAGTCATGTACGATCATCAAAGGTCTACGATTATTTTTATCCAACTCCAAGAGTCTAAATATATTAACTAGTCAAAttcatgaaataaatcaaatagcGTCAATCGCGAATGAGCACATAATAATATATTGATTATTGATAGCGTCAATCGCGAATGAGCacataataatatattaatcATTGGTATGTGTGAGTATGATGTAATGTCAACCATGGATGATCGAACATGACTTATATGGAATCCAAACAATCAATATTTAAACTACGTCACATGCCCATGAAGAAATTAGTGTTAACATCTTTtgtaaatgagattaaatatttaaaattgtgattgtgtaaataaaagttgttttttgaaaccatgattTTATActttaatcaaaacaaaaagggCGCACATTCAATTGTTGGAGTTTTCAAAGTGAGTGAATCGCTTTAAAATTTTAGAGGAAGATGCATGATTTGTTAAAAGCCTAAAACACCATGAAATTCCCTCAAAACCATAAAAATCCTTCACTTTatacattttttaaaataaaatcataattgaataacTTATTTAAAACAACTACAGATTtgtgttaatttatttaaaatcttgGTTAAATATCCTTGGACTTTCATAAATTTGTTTAAAATGCTAATTAAGTATTCCTGAATTTCTAATCGCTTTCAATTTCTTTCAAAATCTAAAGATTTAAAGTACCTTCATAACTTACGAACAAAATGGCATGCACACACCACGGACAACCTTCAAAAAACTTTTTGGAACACTcgatttgtcacatcccggcccgggtgggaccacttcccgggcccgctccaccaccgtagcacgatattgtccgctttgggcttaccattccctcacggttttgtttttgggaactcacgagcaacttcccagtgggtcacccatcatgggattgctctagccctcttctcgcttaacttcggagttcctacggaacccgaagccagtgagctcccaaaaggcctcgtgttaggtagggatgggaatatacatataaggatcacgcccctgggcgatgtgggatgtcacaatccaccccccttaggggcccgacgtcctcgtcggcacacacgcgaccagggttaagctctgataccaatttgtcacatcccggcccgggtgggacctgatgcgaaatatattaagcacacaaattaaaccctcttctgacaattgtagcaaagtatgtaagtagggatcgttcaaaaccggggattaggagggattgctaaactcttgaaaactgacctaagaactccaaaacaaagttaaaaacactaatttggactcaaagaatgaaaaaccaaagttaaaacactaaaacaaaacaaaaactcaaaacagcaactagaagactcaaaactgcctaaaaaccactttctgggcagttttgagcacctacactaatttggacgaaattggttgaaaacttgactcaaaacacttaaaaacatgaaccaaaacaatttctaactaaattgagacttcaaagtaaagggggatttgatttggacgaaattaaagttgagaaaacagattgcaaagtaaaactgattttgaaacgtttttggggtttttaatggatcatggactagttaggggttctttctccacacatgacaagtatgcaaatgactcgatttccagttattccttcatagaattatgaatgacaatgccccaaattaaccgtgacatcactagttaattctcaagttttccttgtgttattgaattggatgacatcatacgacaacccaaagcattcttcaaaagttccttacatgacatcataataaagatacaatcaaagatcattacgttcaatgaaaactataagcattgacaaagcacttgtgactatgacatcatgacacttatgctaggaattgaacttaacgcgattgtgactagcaaccttcactacttgtgaatataagtgtgtgacaattatgtgaaacaaacttatattctagcatcatattcatgcaagccaattaagtgtcgacccctaattaacaaacacaaatacgttattactcgcacagttaagccaattgcattcacgattcaagaactcataactggaatttatcaaatcaacttgcacacatagttatggcttcgaaatcacccctaaccaataggggtttagccactcatgttcatagcaaaatgaaaggaaaataaattaaacattgaaatcataaaacgaattacacctagaatgcaccaacgacgaagcttgagcatccaagagtctttccttctttctccttgctacggcacaaaggtggatgggatggttgggatgtgttttaggatcagggattatggaattggatgaagGATAGAtgaatggacaaaaattgaatgaatgagtgatccccttagtgccttgctgcaaagccttatttatagggctaggaaaggttttgaacttagttgaaaccaaaaggtttttttgtaccagaaattctatacatgaaacacttaaaggatatatgtgtgtagcttggacaaggtaggacggctagtgacaagctaggacggctaggagacaagctaggacggctagtgacaagctaggacggctagtgacaagctaggacggctaggagacaaggtaggacggctagtgacaagctaggatggctaggagacaaggtaggacggctagtgacaagctaggacggctaggagacaagctaggacggctaggagacaaggtaggacggctagtgacaagctaggacggctaggagacaagctaggacggctaggagacaaggtaggacggctagtgacaagctaggacgactaggagacaagctaggacggctaggagacaagctaggacggctagtgacaagctaggacggcttgttcttccaatacagaaattaggcaccatgtgtgaatagataaagccttctagaaataaggtttttaggcccccttgcagctccctaactgaattcaagccttcaaattcgtccatcctcatgcctccatgcttgcactatccaatcttggcccaaaaatgctctagaatgctccaaattgcttctttttgcatactttgacactaaaacctgaaattgcacgaaaatgactttaaacactaaactaactaaggaaaaacaacataaatgcatgagaacaagccaattaagtcacataaaaatgctcctatcaaattcccccacacttagcttttgctagtcctcgagcaaaacaaagaaataaaacaagacaaaacaaacaaacataatctaaaccttccaacgtttgcctcagggatttccaatgcacatgacatgttaaagattatcattcccacagatttgagtcaatttaacacttaagcacatgcttaatcatagtcactacttactagttcacaattaaccaattaaaacaatgttttgaatgtagtaacatgccttagagaattccctcaatccttaatagatttgcactctattttcactcagattttctaactacacaccctatactagttatatgtgagagaattgatgtagatataaaaacgaatgctcacatatatgtatcacaaagaacgcaatttccggacttaataggcatgtttagatatgatctcatgaatggaatgctactacttagatgcgagaaccagtgacaccatatgctcataccaaattcaaactcaacaaattgaaacacataacactcaagatagaagtttaagggttgcaacgaggcttggggtattggttaacaaagaaaggatagggaaaacaaacgttcttcaagcattagtaagcaaagtaatgaaattaagacttaaaattcacttagtttgcagaaattaacttaaaaatacaaggggaagactttaaacaacttcttggggccgaattcaactttttggaccctttcttcaacaaacaacaccttggaactctttttctcatattgttcaactcttttcatactttttttttttttttttttttcacgaatttttcttttcttttctttctacccGTGCTTATGgcacataattctcaaaataaaaacttcccccacacttggtttctgtcataaaggaattccatttgaatcatgcttactatactttaagaacgagggtatggatagtcctaatctaggctaggtgagggtaatgtgggttaacaaagaaaaggctaaacaaggctcaatggggttaacacctaaacatataatggagtagggcacacggctttttggctaaagtggtggtcactacacaacttcatcttgaatatgtgttatgctaatcaataccatgctttgaatgaaatgggcatgacttctagtgtttggaactaaatgatgaaacgccttctaagtagcaaccaagcaaagaataatgagatcatgcaacgattttagaaaacaaagaatgcacagatttgaactctccaaataaacgtttaggttcaagtctcacaaggttgtagcgttaatttgagttccttccttcaagcatgttacaaaaactgattttttttttttatttttattttttatgattgcatgtgaattcataagttataaccacaaccaagcataaacatagagtaaatcaaactttcatccatgttaatcactctctttaacagccatgtatttaaaaaccaaatcctcatcattgtgttggaaggtaccctaagacacaaacaaacacacaaaaacaactcttttttgggttttttaaaacaaatttttcaaatttttctttgattttcggatttttacttcaaaacatactaaaacacaccaaaactgcttaaaaacacttaaaaacaacaaggaacaagttttgaaataatgggtgataaaatcccacgaatttgaatgaaaaacacttagttaccccccccacacttaaatcaaacattgtcctcaatgttttaagcatagaatcacacaaagaaacacacaaacagcaagtaaaacaactaaataggcagattagaaggaatcaacaaagagaagggtttaggaacgcaaatctggaattggagtgctttctaggtcttcctttgttgaatggcatgggttgcctcccaagtagcgctttctttaacgtcttgcagccggacgaagaacacgttcaggcaccattggtgcccacggcatggagtgagatctcctccacaacctgccccatGGCATTCTCATAGTAtagcttcaatctatgtccgttgaccttgaattccaccccattccttaagctttggacttgaactgcaccatgtggaaaaacattagtaacaacaaaaggtccaatccatttagaacgtaactttccgggaaataaacgtaaacgagaattaaaaagtaaaactttctgcccaattgtgaaggttttgcccctaatcatcttgtcatgaaacgccttcgtcttttccttgtaaatgcgggcattctcgtaggcttcattccttagttcctcaagctcattcaattggagcttccgatgcattccagcagcatctaagtccaaattgaacgttttgatggcccaatgtgccttatgctctagctccacgggtaagtgacaaggttttccataaactagccgaaatggagacatccctaggggtgttttgtaggcagtgcgatatgcccatagtgcatcgtctaaacgcatgctccaatccttccggttaggccccacggtcttctccaagatttgcttgacctctctatttgatacttcggcttggccacttgtttgtgggtgataaggtgttgaaaccttatgcttgacattgtacttcttgaagagtgcctcaatggtcctattgcagaaatgtgaacctccatcacttataaatacccgcggcatcccaaatctagagaaaatgttagtcttgatgaaatctgaaaccactctagaatcgttagtacgggtagcttttgcttctacccatttagaaacataatcaaccgcaagcaaaatataagtgaaaccaaatgaagaaggaaaaggacccatgaaatcaataccccaaacatcaaagatttcaacattgaagatgggtgtttgcggcatttggtcttttgcaccaatagaacctgttctttgacatctatcacatgttaagcaaaacattctagcatctttgaacaatgtaggccaataaaaaccagattctaacactttacgagctgtcctttgggtaccaaaatggcctccacatgcataagaatgacaaaatgctagaattgagttaaaatcagaagttggcacacatcttctaataatctgatctgggcaatatttccatagatatggatcatcccacacataaaatcttgcatcatgtatcaatttatcacgttggaccttgcttagggtgttaggaacttgcttagtcaccaagaaattgaccaaatcggcataccaaggggtacttacctcaatggacagaagttgttcatccggaaacatctcagaaatggggagggactcttcttcacgcaccaatctactcaagtggtcagccaccacgttttcacaacctttcttgtccctaatttcaatatcgaactcttgaagtaggagcatccaacgaatgagccttggtttggcctcctttttggtgaaaagatacttcaaggctgcatggtcagtgaaaacaattactttagtgccaataagatatgatctaaacttatctaaagcaaatacaaccgccaaaagttctttttcggttgtagaataattcaattgagcatcatttaaagtgcgggaagcataataaataacatgtgactgtttatttttcctttgacccaaaatagccccaagtgcataatccgaggcatcacacatcaattcaaatggaatggaccaatccgggggagttatgatgggtgccgtggttaggagctctttgagatgcttgaatgacttctcgcatgcctcgttgaactcaaaagacacatctttttggaggaggcggcataggggttgtgcaatcttggaaaagtccttgataaatcgtctatagaatcctgcatgaccaagaaaagaacgaacctctctaaccgaagtaggagagggtaagtagcgtacaagatctactttagacttatcaacttcaattcctttttcagagattatatgacccaaaacaataccttgtttaaccataaaatggcatttttcccaatttaaaacaaggtttgtttcaacacaacgtttcaagattaacgtgagattatccaagcatttatcaaaagaatcaccaaaaacactaaagtcatccatgaatatttcaataatcctttcaacataatcagaaaatatgcttaccatacacctttgaaacgtggcaggggcattgcacaaaccaaatggcatgcgtcgatatgcaaatgttccaaagggacaagtaaaagtggtcttttcttgatcatccggggcaatgacaatttgattataacctgaatatccatcaagaaagcaataaaaagaatgacccgctaacctttccaacatttgatctaggaacggcaatgggaagtggtccttccttgtggtggcatttatcttcctataatcgatgcatacacgccaaccggtttggattctcatgggtacaagctcattctcggcattctccacaaccgtcactccggatttcttaggcacacattggataggtga encodes the following:
- the LOC137709708 gene encoding early light-induced protein, chloroplastic-like — its product is MSATVSMQSIFTSSVAYEVGKSRVNQLIVPANYLVSLRKHVHMRVISMAKDDQKEQPTTYASENSEPAPSSPLPPRPSPKVTPKISDVLAFSGPAPERINSRLAMVGFVAALAVELSKGQDVFAQISNGAGIPLFLGTSILLSVASLVPLLKWVSVESKSKGLMT